The Brachyspira hyodysenteriae ATCC 27164 genome includes a window with the following:
- a CDS encoding lytic transglycosylase domain-containing protein: MKNTILKIFNKRVLIFTLCFEIIVIVMTSMLGAQDISLQKNIISKNKINYGTALELHNRGKYLEAYNQFTNIMNTEDDMIIRDYTIYYGAKSALLTNMYNEAIDLYALLMKEYPRSSLYPYAEQYKALTEFYRDDYPISNFFNGKSQKWIKEFVGIRALRDTDDTNKARMIAYELLNRFGLSEAAIYYNNNFPEDISSFPNNLKFKTATILYEAGYRKASLKHFQYLYDNNAYKASSTYYMARIKQKSGDRRDAAALFDEYLSNLNNKSHRRLGLYYSADNYNRLKNYEKSIELYNTFLKEYPRDDYVPRIYNSFVTLSLNRNNLVQAKTYLTNVMKRFPKSRYTELALKSYLRKAFKLNNKTETYFATKALEARYPSFRHDFALSWNMWTAEEFGDIEKRDEYLMKTLLTSKSHYFIKGALSLANNEMIANVQLSNTYYLNEAKRYYADSNFTKSMQMLNKIQFLNYIATGKEDNITREARALAKNILMHNRFVKDLYANRSEDDLFNELSLQTRREVNKAIILYYYGDYDNAYTEFDKIFKKTQVTYPLFYFAEKIFKDSGNTKRLIQVSANIGKYFGYPYSDNVDLLPDEFRKRVYPRYFDEYVVPEAKYYKIEPAFVYAIMREESLFDPKAKSWVGAMGLMQLMPTTAAAENKKARYRYNPLDLTDPKQNINLGVSHLGWLFSSQKASNYILVAASYNAGSGRGRRWKAEYGTNNMYRTGRFIDIEETEYYVERVIKSYEYYSKYYKD; the protein is encoded by the coding sequence ATGAAAAATACTATTTTAAAAATTTTTAATAAAAGAGTTTTAATATTTACACTTTGTTTTGAAATCATTGTTATTGTAATGACATCCATGTTGGGTGCTCAGGATATATCATTACAAAAGAATATTATATCAAAAAATAAAATCAATTATGGTACGGCATTAGAACTTCATAATAGAGGAAAATATTTAGAAGCATACAATCAATTTACAAATATTATGAATACAGAAGATGATATGATCATTAGAGATTATACTATATATTACGGAGCTAAAAGTGCTTTGCTAACTAATATGTATAATGAAGCAATAGATTTATATGCCTTACTAATGAAAGAATATCCGCGTTCATCATTATATCCTTATGCAGAGCAATATAAGGCTCTTACTGAGTTTTATAGAGATGATTATCCTATAAGCAATTTTTTTAATGGTAAATCTCAAAAATGGATTAAAGAATTTGTTGGAATAAGAGCTTTAAGAGATACTGATGATACCAATAAGGCTAGAATGATAGCTTATGAACTTTTAAACAGATTCGGATTAAGCGAAGCTGCTATATATTATAATAATAATTTCCCTGAAGATATTTCATCTTTTCCAAATAATTTAAAATTTAAAACAGCAACCATACTTTATGAAGCAGGATATAGAAAAGCATCTTTAAAGCATTTTCAGTATTTATATGATAATAATGCTTATAAAGCAAGTTCTACATATTATATGGCTAGAATTAAACAGAAGTCTGGAGACAGAAGAGATGCTGCGGCTTTATTCGATGAGTATTTATCAAATCTTAACAATAAATCTCATAGAAGATTAGGTCTTTACTATTCTGCAGATAATTATAATAGATTAAAAAATTATGAAAAATCAATAGAACTTTATAATACTTTTTTGAAAGAATATCCTAGAGATGATTATGTTCCTAGAATATATAATAGTTTTGTTACTTTGAGTTTGAATAGAAATAATTTAGTTCAGGCAAAAACTTATCTTACTAATGTAATGAAGAGATTTCCTAAAAGCAGATATACAGAGCTTGCATTAAAATCATATTTAAGAAAGGCATTCAAATTAAATAATAAAACAGAAACTTATTTTGCTACTAAGGCTTTAGAAGCAAGATATCCTAGTTTCAGACATGATTTTGCATTATCTTGGAATATGTGGACTGCTGAAGAGTTTGGAGATATTGAAAAAAGAGATGAATATTTAATGAAAACACTTCTTACAAGTAAAAGCCATTATTTTATAAAAGGTGCTTTGAGTCTTGCCAATAATGAAATGATAGCTAATGTTCAGCTTAGCAATACTTATTATTTAAATGAAGCTAAAAGATATTATGCTGATTCTAATTTTACTAAATCTATGCAGATGCTTAATAAGATACAATTTTTAAATTATATTGCTACAGGTAAAGAAGATAATATAACAAGAGAGGCTAGGGCATTGGCTAAAAATATTCTTATGCATAATAGATTTGTAAAAGATTTATACGCTAATAGAAGCGAGGATGATTTATTTAATGAATTATCACTTCAGACTAGAAGAGAAGTTAATAAAGCAATAATATTATACTATTATGGCGATTATGATAATGCATATACTGAATTCGATAAAATATTTAAAAAGACACAGGTAACATATCCTTTATTTTATTTTGCTGAAAAAATATTTAAAGATTCAGGAAATACAAAAAGGCTTATACAAGTATCAGCAAATATAGGAAAATATTTTGGATATCCTTACAGTGATAATGTTGATTTGCTTCCTGATGAGTTTAGAAAGAGAGTTTATCCTAGATATTTTGATGAATATGTTGTACCTGAAGCTAAATATTATAAAATAGAGCCTGCTTTTGTATATGCTATAATGCGTGAAGAAAGTTTATTTGATCCTAAAGCTAAATCTTGGGTTGGAGCTATGGGACTTATGCAGTTAATGCCTACAACAGCAGCAGCTGAAAATAAAAAGGCAAGATATAGATATAATCCTTTAGATTTAACAGATCCTAAGCAGAATATTAATTTAGGAGTTTCTCATTTAGGCTGGTTATTCAGCAGTCAAAAGGCTAGCAATTATATATTAGTAGCAGCAAGTTATAATGCAGGTTCAGGACGCGGAAGAAGATGGAAAGCAGAGTATGGTACTAATAATATGTATCGTACAGGAAGATTCATTGATATTGAAGAAACTGAATATTATGTAGAGAGAGTTATTAAAAGCTATGAATATTACAGCAAGTATTATAAGGACTGA
- a CDS encoding lytic transglycosylase domain-containing protein, which yields MKNKAFKRFILFIICFAVIIAVIASMLTAQDISLKNKITSKNKMNYGTALELYNREKYLEAYNQFTNIMNRDEDAIIKDYIIYYGAKSALSTNMYDEAIDLYSLLMKEYTNSPLYAYAEQYKALAEFYRDDYPVSNFFNSRKQNWIKEFVGIRALRNTDDTNKAKMIAYELITKLSNTEAIIYYNDNYEDEIFLFDNGLKYKAASVLYESGFKKSALKHFEYLYSNNYNKGNSTYYMARINESEGNREEAAKLYDEYLTNANNKTYRKMGLYYSAGNYAKLTNNAKSMELYNTFLKEYPRDDYVPRIYNNFVNTSLNKNNLVQAKVYLTNVMNKFPNSWQTELALKSYLRKAFKLKNKTETYFATSALEKRYTKFRHDFPLSWSMWSAEEFGDTEKRDEYLMKTLLTSKNHYFVKGALTLANDDMIKNVEISNTYYFDEAKKYYTDSNYTKSMEMLDKVQFLNYIATGKEDDFMKSVRDMAKNILMQNDFVKELYSNKTDYSLFNELSLQTTNEVDRSILLYCYGDYDNAYTEYDKIFKKAEKVNYPLFYFAEKIFKDSGNTKRLMQISVNIGKYFDYSYTYNTDLLPDEFRKMVYPRYFDEYVLPEAKHYKIDPLFVYAIMREESTFDPKAKSWVGAMGLMQLMPATAAEQNRNPRYRYDPLDLTDPKQNINIGIGHLSWLFKNENASNYIIVAASYNAGSGRGKRWKSEYGTNNMYRTGRFIDIEETEYYVEKVINSYEHYSKYYQD from the coding sequence ATGAAAAATAAAGCTTTTAAAAGATTCATATTATTTATTATTTGTTTTGCTGTTATTATTGCTGTAATTGCCTCTATGCTTACCGCACAGGATATTTCATTAAAAAATAAAATCACTTCAAAAAATAAAATGAATTATGGCACTGCATTAGAATTATATAATAGAGAAAAATATTTAGAAGCATATAATCAATTTACTAATATAATGAATAGAGATGAGGATGCAATCATCAAAGATTATATTATATATTATGGAGCTAAAAGTGCTTTAAGTACCAATATGTATGATGAAGCTATAGATTTGTATTCATTATTAATGAAAGAATATACAAATTCGCCGCTATATGCTTATGCTGAACAGTATAAAGCATTAGCCGAGTTTTATAGAGATGATTATCCTGTGAGCAACTTTTTTAATAGTAGGAAACAAAATTGGATTAAAGAATTTGTAGGTATTAGAGCTTTAAGAAATACTGATGATACTAATAAAGCTAAGATGATAGCTTATGAACTTATAACTAAATTGTCAAATACTGAGGCTATTATTTATTATAATGATAATTATGAAGATGAAATATTTTTATTTGATAATGGTTTAAAATATAAGGCTGCTTCAGTACTTTATGAGTCAGGATTTAAAAAATCTGCATTAAAGCATTTTGAATATTTATACTCTAATAATTATAATAAGGGAAATTCAACTTATTATATGGCTAGAATAAATGAATCAGAAGGAAATAGGGAAGAAGCAGCTAAATTGTATGATGAATATTTAACTAATGCTAATAATAAAACATATAGAAAAATGGGGCTTTACTATTCCGCAGGTAATTATGCTAAATTGACAAATAATGCTAAATCAATGGAATTATATAATACATTTTTGAAAGAGTACCCAAGAGATGATTATGTTCCTAGAATATATAATAATTTTGTTAATACAAGTTTAAATAAAAATAATTTAGTTCAGGCGAAAGTTTATTTAACTAATGTTATGAATAAATTTCCAAATAGCTGGCAGACTGAATTGGCATTAAAATCATATTTGAGAAAAGCATTTAAATTAAAAAATAAAACTGAAACTTATTTTGCAACTTCAGCATTAGAGAAAAGATATACAAAATTCAGACATGATTTTCCATTGTCTTGGAGCATGTGGAGTGCAGAAGAATTTGGAGATACTGAAAAAAGAGATGAATATTTAATGAAAACACTTCTTACAAGTAAAAATCATTATTTTGTAAAAGGTGCTTTGACTTTAGCTAATGATGATATGATTAAAAATGTTGAAATCAGCAATACTTATTATTTTGATGAAGCTAAAAAATATTACACTGATTCAAATTATACTAAATCTATGGAAATGCTTGATAAGGTGCAATTTTTAAATTATATTGCTACTGGAAAAGAAGATGATTTTATGAAATCAGTTAGAGATATGGCTAAAAATATTCTTATGCAAAATGATTTTGTAAAAGAGCTATATTCAAATAAAACTGATTATAGTTTATTTAATGAATTATCATTACAAACTACTAATGAAGTTGATAGATCAATATTGTTATACTGTTATGGCGATTATGATAATGCATACACAGAATATGATAAAATATTTAAGAAAGCTGAAAAAGTAAATTATCCATTATTTTATTTTGCTGAAAAGATTTTTAAAGATTCAGGAAATACTAAAAGGCTTATGCAGATATCTGTTAATATAGGAAAATACTTTGATTATTCTTATACTTATAATACAGATTTGCTTCCTGATGAGTTTAGAAAAATGGTTTATCCTAGATATTTTGATGAGTATGTTCTTCCAGAGGCAAAGCATTATAAAATAGATCCATTATTTGTATATGCTATAATGCGTGAGGAAAGTACATTTGATCCAAAGGCTAAATCTTGGGTTGGGGCTATGGGACTTATGCAGTTAATGCCTGCTACAGCTGCAGAGCAAAATAGAAATCCTAGATACAGATACGATCCATTAGATTTAACCGATCCTAAACAAAACATTAATATAGGTATCGGACATTTAAGCTGGTTATTTAAAAATGAAAATGCAAGCAACTATATAATAGTGGCGGCAAGTTACAATGCAGGTTCAGGACGCGGAAAAAGATGGAAGTCCGAATATGGTACTAATAATATGTATCGTACAGGAAGATTCATCGATATTGAAGAAACTGAATATTATGTAGAGAAAGTTATTAATAGTTATGAACATTACAGTAAATATTATCAAGATTAA